A genomic segment from Bacteroidota bacterium encodes:
- a CDS encoding transposase, whose translation MKRSRFSESQIVAALARNERGEKVKDLCRELGISDATFYNWKAKYGGMSVSELKRIKELEVENARLKRMYAELSLVHHALKDAVEKKL comes from the coding sequence ATGAAGAGATCCCGATTTAGCGAATCCCAAATCGTAGCAGCCCTCGCCAGAAATGAGCGTGGTGAAAAAGTAAAAGACTTGTGTCGTGAGCTCGGCATAAGCGATGCCACCTTTTACAATTGGAAAGCCAAGTATGGTGGCATGAGTGTAAGTGAACTCAAGCGCATCAAAGAGTTGGAGGTAGAGAATGCCAGGCTGAAGAGGATGTACGCTGAGTTATCGCTGGTTCACCACGCACTAAAAGACGCAGTCGAAAAAAAGCTCTAA